The following proteins come from a genomic window of Dermacentor albipictus isolate Rhodes 1998 colony chromosome 8, USDA_Dalb.pri_finalv2, whole genome shotgun sequence:
- the LOC139048488 gene encoding GTP-binding protein Rheb homolog 1-like: MPPVVVVGNKADLAFRRRVGYEVAETVATIDWEHGYVECSALEGLDVAQVFHEVLMQSKLPEVLTPTNRRRQSCPAQVHSHKRLYSNGAKRHSCIIS, from the coding sequence ATGCCACCGGTGGTGGTCGTCGGAAACAAGGCCGACCTGGCGTTCAGACGCCGCGTGGGCTACGAAGTGGCCGAGACCGTGGCCACCATCGACTGGGAGCACGGCTACGTCGAGTGCTCGGCGCTCGAGGGCCTCGACGTGGCGCAAGTCTTTCACGAGGTGCTTATGCAGAGCAAACTCCCCGAGGTCCTGACCCCCACCAACCGGCGGCGGCAGTCCTGCCCGGCGCAGGTCCACTCGCACAAGAGGCTCTACAGCAACGGTGCCAAGAGACACAGCTGCATAATTTCGTGA